The genomic region CCTTCTCTCACCAGCCTGCTGTGGGCAACACTGGGCTTGAGAGAGAGGGACTCAAGCTGGAGTTGGGGGAAAGTACAAATCACATTTGCTGTAGCTCAGTGGAGTAAGCaatgttgctgctgtttgagAAAGCCCAAGCTAACAGGGGACATGAGGAGTAATAGTCACATTGATTTCTTGCCCTCTGGCAGGCTGTTTGGTTGAAGATAATGATCAGAATACTGATTACAAAGAACAGCTAACCATCACTTCACTATGCAAAGCAATCACAGTCCATTTTCCCCTGGTAGTGTGAAAACGTCTCCCAGTTAATGCCTGTACTTCCTGGTGCAGCACCCTTACAATTTTATTAACATGTGGGAGGCAGCATTTGTGTCTGTCACAAGAGCAGTGTAATGAAttttcacttctgaaaacacTGTCTTGGGCAAAAGTCTTTCCTTGCTAACAGGAAGCCTAAGTGATAATGAAATTCACTTATTTACCTTGGGTACTACAAGTGAGAGGGGCACATCACTCTGTTCCATGGTCTGCTTTTTAGCAGCTGGCTCTTCATCATCTACAGGTGCAGAGGGAGATGCACAGTTGTGGGAGCTGCGTTTCTGGCAGGCAGCTGGAGGTACAGCAGCCTGAGCTTCAGCCCTCCTGTTTCCCACATCTCCTGTGGTGGGCTTGGTCTCCCTCAAGTTATTTTCCTGAAGACCGCCACACAACATAAAAAGGGATGAAGAGGGGAAGCACAGGAAGGGTTGGTTGGGGAGCAGGGtaggttttccattttctgtttttgaGGCTGCTGGCGTGGAAGGATGTAGAGCTTGGCTGCTGATGCCATTTGGCAGCGAGTGGCTTGGCACATCTGCTTGAACCACAGGGAAAACTGCCTGAGGCAAAGGGTTAACACAAAAATCAGAGTCCCCAGGAActggaagaagggagagaggtGAGGTTATGCTTGGGTTCCTTGCTGAATTTAGTATTGTTTCTGTGGCAAAAGCtttattcctaaaaaaaaagtaatgaaaagaggaaaaacattaaGTCCAAAATTAAACCCCCATTTTATCCTTAAAAGCAAACAGGTATATTGTGGACATAAATGTGGGAAGATTCCCCCCTAAATCACTACTTTTGCACAGTTTACAAGGAGGGTCACTTTTATTATCTCTAATTACACAGAAGCAGACTTACCAGTTTTTTGGCAGAACAATAATGCTTTCAGTTGCACTTGACTAGACTCAATCATTCACAAATGAATTCAAATTAGGATAGGTGTAGAGAAGACCTACTGATATGACAGAGAGGCTTTTCCATGGAATCATGATTTGCTCAGCCTACCTAGACACCGGGTCAAAGGAGGCAGGGATGACCTTTATAAACACACATGAGATGAAGAACTACTAAAGCTAAAGGACAACAGTGGTACAAGAACAGGTGGGTATAAATTGGCcgtgaaaaaaaccaaacagaaagcCACACTGAGACCTATCAGcattaaaatagtaataacGAGACACTAGCAATTTTCTGTTTCGGTCCTATCAATGGAATCTAGCCTTGAACTAAACATGAGAAGCACGAAGCTGAAACTGGACAGGAGTTAAGACCAACCCACCTAGTATCTTCCTCTATTTTCTGCCTGCAGACAGCTGCTAGATTTATCATTTTGGAGCAATATTCATCTGAATTCACAATACAGGCTGAAAGAACAAAGGAACATTCAATTAATAACAGGTAGGTTTACCAAGCATATTTTGATACTGGCCATATAAAATAATTGATAAAATTTTTCTATCCTGGCACATTTTTATAACATCCACTAATCAGCTAAAGCCAGAACCTGCAAGACACTCAGAACTATCAGTCCCACTGGAGAGGTGCTCGACATCATCATTTCCTATAACAGGGAACTGTGAAAAGTCCTGTAATTGCTTTACCTGTTTTAACAGCTATCCATTACATTGTTACAGTAAATTCCACTATATTAGGAACCATAGAACAAAGCAAGGTTTTGTGGCTAAAGAATCTTTCTTTATCTATACCaaattttaacagaagaaaCTGTAGTATAGTTGCAGTTAGtgaagaacagaaacatttaccagaaaacaaactgcagaTTCAAGGCAGTATGGCCCAGATTCGTATCATCTAACTTCAGGCACGTGACTGAAGGGTACAAAACAGAAGTCTCATCGCATGGACAGTACAAATATAGGCACCTCCCAAGGGTAATTCACATATTTAATCAGGCTGATTCAACCAATTGAGTGCTTTGAATTGGCGGGCCCACATTTGGGCAGATCCAGCAGGATACAAAAGTACATGCTTCCTTAGTAGTTACCTTGCCTCTCTCGACGTGGGCTGTTGGGCTCAGAACTGACTTTCCTTCTGGTCCCTTCACAAGGCTGTGTGCTGTTAAATGAAGCATGACGTGTAAACCTTTGCTTTCCGGTAGCACAGATCTGATATGGGGCACAGGCTCCACTCTGTGTCCCTGGCAGAGGATCAGGTGTTGGGCTATGCCCTCTCAGCTCATCTGTAGGAACATAATTTTGTACAACAGTCCTTCAGGGAACACAGCTCATCATTTAGGCTTCTGCCATGTTACCGAACTTGGCCATAAGAGAAGAAGTAACCTCTATACCATTCCAGATCCCACAACACTGAAGCAGACCTAAGTTTGGTATGCACCGATAGACAAGGTAAGGgcttccctcctttccattCCATTGCAGCTACAGCTACGCTCTGGTGTGTGCACCCAGGAGGAGAAGGGGTACTAAGAAGGCATTAACACTATCCTTCACTTTTACTTGGTCCTGGCACTGGCCCAACCCGAACACATTAGCAAAGACCTTTCCTTTGTTCTGGCTTCTAGCCAAGAGTCAGCAGCTTACAGAGATGCTTTGGCCCACCACCTCCTTCTTTGCAGACAAACCTTTTGTTCAAGGGTACATGTGCAAGAAACAGCCCTGCTCTACCTTGGTTAAGTCCCCTTAGAAAGACAAGCGATTCACTGTCTAGTTATGACAGAATTACTTAGATTTTGCAACCCAGAAAAGCTGTGGACCCAGATTTGGAGATGTCGGCATTATCTGCCGTTGCTCTACAATTCATATAGTTATTCATACAGGTATGTAAGTCAGGGTAAAAATACCAGCGAGACACAGCATCCTTCAACATTCCTCCACAGCTCCAGCCCTTGAGTGTAAAGTCAAACAAGTGCAAATATTGTGCTGGCCAGCAGTTAATAATCACAGGGTGGACAATGAATGCTGAGCCATTCTTTATACATGGAAAACAACTTATTACCACTTGGGAAGGGAttgtcaaaacaaaaagaaaggagatgCAAGCTACACAAGTTACCGGTCTTTCCAGGGAATTCCACAGGCCCAATCCACTTGAAGGCTGGTTTGCGTCCTCGTTCCTCCGTGACGTGGACTTTCTTGATCAAGCCTAGGCTGGTGAGAACATTGGCAATATCATACAGTCTTCGTACCTTTGCTAACAAGAAAGGGCAGAAATAGTCAAGACAGTCACATTTACAATGCATACAGCACATACTTACATGGTAATTTCATTCCAGAATATCACCACAGCTTTCATAGATGAGGTGGGTAAAATCAAATTGGGATTGATTTAAGCCACCTCCTATGAAGCCTGCCATGCCAGCTCCCACCTGCTTGTCACCACTACTTAGCTGCTCAGGTTTAAGCTCACCTACCTCATTTTGATGGAAACAGGTTAGGGAGCAATTACATCATCAACTTGCCCAGAAAAGGCAGCTACCTCCACATGCTATAAAGACAAGCACCTGGGGGCAAGAGGCACATGAGGGCACAGCTGATCACAACAGGACACGTATTTACCATCTTAAAAGTGTAACACTCTTAGGAAAATCTCTGTGGCTCCAATAAATAACATGTTTGAGTTGAATATGATACCCAAATGTTGTCCAGCTAAACTTCTCACATCCTTCCCGGTATTTGGAGTAGAATCTTAAGAATGAATTGCaagtactttattttaaaagtactttaaagacttaaaaataaaaatctttattttagaaGAATCATTTACTAATGCTGAGCTTTTCCATGTTGTCCAAGGGATCTAAGTACTAATCCCCACTAACTGAAAAGCGAACTGTGCCATCCAGCTGTGAAAGATTTCTGGGATGAAAAGGAGAAGTAACatttctgcagagaagaaaattaattccattaAATTAAACAACATGTTTCATTTCAATAAGTTCTGAAACGTCATTCACAACAGTACAGAAAACAGGGttaaagtatgaaaaaaatcaaacaaaaaaaaaggtttttcttcattctgaagCTAAAACTTGGAGATAATTGTCAAATTGACTCTTCCCCACCTCAAGCTCTGTTTTCACAAACTGgcatttgcaattaaaaaacacccaaaccatACTTCAGCAAAAGATTCCTGACCTGCTCTTGCCGTTACCTACTGGTGTCAGTCCAAACACGCCCCCGTTTTCTTTACTCACTGACCAATTGATTTGTCTCTCAACAGCCAGCTTACTTTTAAATTTGCTGTGGTCCACTGTATCCTGTGTTTCTTCTATCAGTATCTTTGCTGCGATGTCCAGAGTGACTATCTTGGTCTTGGAGATAAGGAACAGCATGACAAACTTTTGGCTCATAATCCGCAACGACTTGTCCTTTCTGCTGTTTGCAGATGCTGTGTTACAAATAATACCCAAGCCTCTTAGCATATATGTCATCCATCACAGCCAGAAAACTAGCAAGTAGGTTTCTCACACACAAAAGGGGTAAAGTATTTTCGTGTCAGGAAGCAGAAATCTTTTGAAAGGCAGCAAATAACTGAGTAATGCAGACAGAAGTCTCTCTtcaaaaggcaataaaaattaaagcttgCAAAAATAGCTTTTAGAAAGCCAAGATTCCAAAGCTGATTCTATGTTATGTTACACAGTTTTGCACCACTATGATTTTGTGACTCCAATGGACTTTGTACCTTAAAACACTATATATTATATTGGCAGCATGCAAGCAGTGGACAAATGGAAGATGGCACCTTCTGTCAGGATAAAGCATTTACTGTCAGGTATGGGTGGGGAAAGAAGAACTGGAGTGCCTGGCAGAAGCTTCTGCCAGTCTGtaggacagagggaaaaatccaTCGTGAGACCTAAGCTAGGGACAGGATAGAAGGAAGAATTCTGTCTTGTCAGCATTGAATTCAGCACCTTTTCgcaaagaataattttttattatttaatttaaaagcaaagcaagggaAAAAGTCACATAATAAACTGGAGAAAAAGACTTGTGTCTTGTGTATCACATCACACACATTAGTTCTCTTACCAGAGGTGCAATCTGGTTCTGAAAAGTCCAGTATTGATCTGTCTTGAGAAACTGGAATAGTTTCCCTTTTCCGTTCTCCAAATTTGCACTCCAAGTCCTGCTCCTTGTGCTGGAAGAAGGTCATTAGCTCTCCAtactgcagctctcctgcttcCTGAAGCGTTTTCAGAGTCTGACTTAGGTTGTGCCGGCCATGCCAACAGTACTGGTTCTTGGCCACACGGCTAACCAAGTGCAATGATTCCAGGACATTCACTATATCGTAAATTCGTCTCCGCTCAACTCCTGTTTTAAGGGGGGGGGGATAAAAAAGACATAGATGCTCATCTAGTTTTAATGTGCTCTTCAGCAGAAGTGGAACAGAGAACAGGCTGTTCTCTAATACTGAGTGTTCACAacacatttttcactgtttacCTGGATACATTACATTAGATCCATCTAAATTTGCACAATTAAGAACTGACTTATGTATGGCAAGCCCCATGGTATGCTGTTCTTTGTCTACTTTGTTAACTGTTGGCCCAGTCATGGCTTCGGCTTTAAGCATCTACATTGTGTTTAGAAGAACTGACTGCAGTCTGCCCAGCCCCACTCACTCAAACCTATCCAGACTGTCCTGAGGTTTTCAGAGCACTTTGACCCTTCTTGTCAGAGAGCTTCAGAGCTCAGACACAGACCTGTACACAAGCCTGTGTGTAACAGAGGACAGGAAAGGGTCTGAGCCTGGCACTGACACAGGGTAGATATAAAAGCCCACTCCTACAGGAATCAGTGGGAGTGTGTCCTCCACTTGCATTTCCAGTGGCACAATTACTTGTTAAGCACGTACCAAGCAAAAGAATGTCAAAGGCTTCACAAGGTGCAAAGCAGTGGAGAATGAGATCCACTGTTCCCAAATGCAGCAGAAATGAGTCCTCGGTGCTGGCTGGGTCTGCACCAATGGGAAATCTATGAAATATGTCCAACTTGGGTTCAGCCTGACTGACGTGAGCGAGGTTGGGGACTGAATATGAACAGGCAGGTGACTCTGCTCGCTGTCCTGAGTACTTGTGTCCAGGGCTGTTTGAAGCACGGCTGTTACATATTACACAGTGCACTATACGCTGGTGGCATCACCTGCACCAGAAATCCCATAACAGCTGAGCAGAACAAGTGCCAGCCAAAGGGAAAGGTTTTGAAAGACTTCCCTCCAGAAGGCAAGGCCTTGATGCACCTGTTTACCAATCTGGAGAATATGGATAATAATTACCAGcctcaaatcacagaatcacagaatcacagaatcactacagttggaaaagacctgtaagatcatcaagtccaacctaaaaaaaaaaaaaaacaaaaaaaaaaacccaccaaaaaaaaaaaaacaaccaaccaccacacaacaacaacaagccacaacacaccaaaaaccaacccacccaacaccacacagcaccatgtccatcaagctacatcccacaatgccacatccacacgctccttgaatacctccagggagggtgactctaccacctccctgggcagcctattccaatgtttcactactctctcagtaaagaactttttcctaatatctagcctgaacctcccctggcgcaacttgaggccatttcctctagtcctgtcactagtcacttgggagaagagaccaacacccacctctctgcaaccccctttcaggtagttgtagagagcgataaggtctcccctcagcctcctcttctccagactgaacaaccccagttccctcagccgctcctcataagacttgtgctccagacccctcaccagcttcgtcgcccttctctggacacgctccagcacctcaatgtccttcttgtagtgaggggcccaaaactgaacacaggattcgaggtgcggccttaccagagccgactacaggggcacaatcacctccctactcctgctggccacactatttctgatacaggccaggatgccgttggccttcttggccacctgggcacactgctggctcatattcagccgggtgtcgatcaacacccccaggtccttttctgcaggggaactttccagccactcatccccaagcctgtagcgttgcctggggttgttgtggccgaagtgtagaacccggcacttggccttattgaacttcatccggttggcctcagcccatcgatccagcctgtccagatccctctgcagagccttccgaccctccagcagatcaacactccctcccaacttggtgtcgtctgcaaacttgctgagggagcactctatcccctcatccagatcatcaatgaagacattaaacaagactggtcccaaaactgagccctgggggactccgcttgtgaccggctgccaactggatttcaccccattcactacaactctctgggctcggccatccagccagttttttacccagcaaagagtgtacctgtctaaaccacgggccgccagcttctctaggagaataccgtggggaacagtgtcaaaggctttgctgaagtccaggtagacaacatcaacagccttcccctcatccactaggcgggtcacctggtcatagaaggagatcaggttggtcaagcaggacctgcctttcatgaacccgtgctgactgggcctgatcccttggttatcctgcacgtgtcccgtgagcgccctcaagatgagcctctccataaccttccccggcaccgaagtcaggctgacaggcctgtagttccccgggtcctccttccgacccttcttgtagatgggcgtcacgttggcaagcctccagtcatccgggacctcccccgttgaccaggactgttgataaatgatggagagcggcttggcaagctcctccgccagctccctcagcacccttgggtggatgccatcaggccccatagacttatgagtgtccaggtggcatagcaggtcgttaactgcttcctcctggatcatggggagcctattttgctctccatccctgtcatccagctcagggagacggataccctgaggatacctggtgtggctgttaaagactgaggcaaagaaggcattaagtacctcagccttttcctcatccttcgtgacaatgttccccgccgcatccagtagaggatggagatcctcctcggctctctttttgttgttaatgtatttatagaagctttttttgttgtccctcacgaccgtggccaggttgagctctagctgggctttcgccttcctaattccctccctgcatgacctaacgaggtccttgtattcttcttcacttgcctgccccttcttccagaggtggtaagttctctttttttccccgagcctcagcataagctccttgttcagccaggccggccgtcttccccgccggctcttcttacagcacatgggcactgcctgctcctgtgccttcaagattttcttcttgaagaaggtccagccttcctgggcccctttgcccttcaggaccgtctcccaagggaccctcccgaccagtgtcctgaacagggcaaagtctgccctccggaagtccatggtagcggtattgctcacccgcctccttacttggctaaaaattgaaaactctatcatttcatggtcgctaagcccaagacggcctccgaccttcacttctcccaccagaccctctctgttcgtaaacagcaggtcaagcagggcaccttccctggtaggctcgcttaccagctgcgtcaggaagttatcttccacacactcgaggaacctccgggactgtttcctcttagctgtgttgtacttccagcagacatccggtaagttgaagtcccccacaagagcaagggcttgcgactgcgagacttctgccagtcgcttgtagaacgcttcatcggcctctacgccctggtcgggtggtctataacagacccccagtaggatatccggcttgttggccttccccctcatccttgcccataagcattcaaccccgtcgtgacaatcatccagctctatacaatcaaagcactccttgacgtacagagccaccccaccgcctctccttccttgcctatccctcctgaagagcttatagccctccatcgcagcactccagccatgcgagtcgtcccaccatgtttctgtgatggcgaccacgtcatagctgccccgctgcacgatggcttccagctcctcctgtttgccgcccatgctgcgtgcattggagtagatgcacttgagctgggctatcggtcttgcccccgacaatggcatgtcacccctaggctcacctctgggtagcctggcttcatcaATGGATATTAGGATAAACAATTAATGAGTATTTCCAAGTATGTGGAGATGCTGGAGTGAAACATACTCCAGAAAAACAAGAGTGCTACACATATCCTGGTGTCTGTCAggcaccagcagcacagccccctTTGTGGTCTTTCTATAGGTCTCCAGTGAGCAAAGCAATATACATTTGCAGCAAAAGCTGTATTACAACCATCATTTGTTACACAGAGAGCAGCAAATTCCCAGAACagacacatttcatttttgctaCCTCTTTTCTGTTAAATACTTGAGTTCTAAATGTAGATACAACAATTATTTAGTTTAAGTCCAATTTTGTAAAGCCCTTCCTAGCTAAGAGACAACCTATCCAAGGACCTGgatctttttgttgttggtgtGACCTGGGTGAGTCCTCTCTCCCAAGTTTTATTACTTCTCTCAGATATTTCATTAATCTTTTCACTAAGACCAAACCTAACAGCAGACCCAGCAAATAGGCTACTCGATAACTTCTTGCCACCCCAATACAACACATTTTCTCATTCTATTCTTGCAGGTCTCCTGGTAAACTACCCTCACAAGACAGTATTTAAAGCTAAGATAGCCTTGGTGAATCATGAGATCTTGGAAGATATTATGTCAGGCACATTACCAAAGTCAGGCAGTAAACCCAACTGCATCTACTAGTTTGCAATTGTTTCCCCAAACATTCCATTTTGACAAAATTTGTTGTTTGTAAGTCCTCCTCCAAAGGGTTTGTAACTCATAACTCCTTCAGTCTTCAGCAAATTGAAAATTTAAGCAACTGAGTTGGTAAACAGCTGGAGGATAGGTCCGTCTAGTAAAAAGTACTGtcagaaagcagattttaaaatggtAGTGTTATCAAGCAGTAAAGACACTTAGGAATATTAGGCATTTCCAACTCTTGATTAGTATGATTAACAGAGCATCCAGACCCAGGGAAGGGCAGACGTTGTACTCTGCAAGGATGATCTTTTGAAGGCCCTCCTGTCAGGTTACCCCAGGTGATCAGTTACCCCATTTATGCAGGTATACATACCGAGAATTGAAGCCACTTCATCCAAAGAAATAGTAGTTTTTTCTGTTGACAATGGATAACTTGGATAGCGAGCTAGAAACTTTTGGCACAAGAGTCCtaagcttttctgttttctgctgggCCTCTGTTTTTCAAATTCATCAACCGTGCTGTCGTCTACCATATcatactgttaaaaaataaatgttaaccCTTTAGTGCAGAGCTTTAGAAGCAAGGCATAGCCAAGTGAGGCCTATTTCAGATGGTAGCAATATTTAAGCTCAGActttctaaaaaggaaaaaaacatggacTCCTTGCAAGTGCAGAGCCCTTGGGTGACACACTTTTGCTTGCAAGCTCTTTCTAATTCATCACACAAGAAATCTACAGAAAAACTTTTACCTGCGAGATCATAAAATAATGATTATGcataaggaaataaaacagtaagaCCAAACACCCAAGACTAGCAGATGGTAAAATCCTACTTGgaagcaatatttctttttgagaggaggaggaatattCCCTCAAACACCTCCGGCTCTAATAAACTAGAAGATGTACAAGCCATAAAAGAGTTCCTCTTTCAAGATATTTTACTGCCCTTTACAGTGCCTCTATAACTTTAAGAAAATGGGAGttgggggaggcggggggcaTGATGCTAAGAAACTATAAAAGG from Gavia stellata isolate bGavSte3 chromosome 4, bGavSte3.hap2, whole genome shotgun sequence harbors:
- the E2F7 gene encoding transcription factor E2F7 produces the protein MEVSVLALRDLASGRPGRRGRAEAAAQKENIFDRSRMAPKTPIKNEPVDLSKQKGCTPERNPITPVKLVDRPQPDPWTPTANLKMLVSAASPDMRDREKKKELFRPIENSKQSDTPDSLQYDMVDDSTVDEFEKQRPSRKQKSLGLLCQKFLARYPSYPLSTEKTTISLDEVASILGVERRRIYDIVNVLESLHLVSRVAKNQYCWHGRHNLSQTLKTLQEAGELQYGELMTFFQHKEQDLECKFGERKRETIPVSQDRSILDFSEPDCTSASANSRKDKSLRIMSQKFVMLFLISKTKIVTLDIAAKILIEETQDTVDHSKFKTKVRRLYDIANVLTSLGLIKKVHVTEERGRKPAFKWIGPVEFPGKTDELRGHSPTPDPLPGTQSGACAPYQICATGKQRFTRHASFNSTQPCEGTRRKVSSEPNSPRRERQACIVNSDEYCSKMINLAAVCRQKIEEDTRNKAFATETILNSARNPSITSPLSLLPVPGDSDFCVNPLPQAVFPVVQADVPSHSLPNGISSQALHPSTPAASKTENGKPTLLPNQPFLCFPSSSLFMLCGGLQENNLRETKPTTGDVGNRRAEAQAAVPPAACQKRSSHNCASPSAPVDDEEPAAKKQTMEQSDVPLSLVVPKKPPESPKAESTPGSGCTSAVHLEAFHLDLASPAAPEAADKESTKPLGSQEQEKRSQNEDPDEPSPGKEHISKENANQPFLPQYLYVQPTAGLSSFNFLFSANQAPGAISLAASQLPSLSVPCVVVPSAALASFPLVCSPTITSPLSPVPDGSFSAAASLNFSMSGLASTTPVFIGTTAVVTPKVSPVPSVDPQQPAHPALHLSPVLTRSCSAVKLDSPVCMGHPVTLLKLQQPSSTPLTPKSIRPARHEAFFKTPGSLGDPVAWKKNEGNQIRNASSVQRRLEISSTSPD